One window of Watersipora subatra chromosome 3, tzWatSuba1.1, whole genome shotgun sequence genomic DNA carries:
- the LOC137391336 gene encoding protein APCDD1-like: MMSWIQERVITCLLVWSVGTIAVNLGADEDIHQCKGIRTKRHAQISMPPNIGGSWFSPRCELLPGPQYLLRQYEFSSTSSEFTITRYYYSDEFCGEVIFAIQAHGSLTPQSKSWYLNEATDMDIELMDVTVKPYTSPMASVLQSQVFKDGCVNEEDRGAWNSPPYGAVKVNSSNVDCLQSLSFSVNELLVMRQVDYYSKNTASSSGRSPRLSAQAERELQLGDGVWYSLVDRPSSYQPPLYSVTHKHCEACDCIYRADIENPPIRCHGSQRHSLTTYNVTGHWFSQTCESVPYSLFILRSYEFNMKDSTFNVTSYYFTDAFCTQQSFVLRAEGTFTMGQAHSRIYNTWSFQLRFQRLYVGVLSENMLKLVQGGDPALCGHVTNWKISEMYNMRDTNGCSSLGVVLYDSQYVLIKVEQSHIQSQYILLSEMKSNPQRFEDQVTHFTPKLKKCDREPVRWVKRDIDGQSTSSGQANSSTSFAQFAMPHLILLTTLFRFFVTLS, from the exons TGGGCACCATTGCAGTAAATCTAGGAGCCGATGAAGATATACATCAATGCAAAGGCATTCGTACAAAAAGACATGCTCAGATCTCAATGCCACCCAATATCGGAGGCAGCTGGTTCTCCCCAAG ATGTGAGTTATTACCCGGCCCGCAGTATCTCCTGCGACAGTATGAATTCTCGAGTACATCAAGTGAGTTCACCATCACGAGGTACTACTATTCTGATGAG TTTTGTGGTGAAGTTATATTTGCCATACAAGCTCATGGCTCACTCACACCGCAGTCCAAATCCTGGTATCTCAACGAGGCCACAGACATGGATATAGAACTCATGGATGTCACTGTCAAACCGTACACATCTCCAATGGCTAGTGTCCTGCAGTCTCAAGTCTTTAAAG ATGGCTGCGTGAATGAGGAGGATAGGGGTGCATGGAACAGCCCACCATACGGAGCTGTTAAGGTGAACAGCAGCAACGTAGACTGCCTTCAGTCACTTTCCTTCTCTGTTAATGAATTGCTGGTGATGAGACAG GTGGATTACTACAGTAAGAATACTGCTAGCAGCTCAGGGAGATCCCCTCGGCTGTCAGCTCAGGCTGAGAGAGAACTTCAGTTAGGAGATGGCGTCTGGTACAGTCTGGTTGATAGACCGAGTTCCTACCAACCTCCTCTCTATTCTGTTACG cacaaACACTGTGAAGCTTGTGACTGCATCTATAGAGCTGATATAGAAAATCCACCAATCAGATGTCATGGAAGCCAAAGGCACAGTTTAACTACCTACAATGTGACAGGCCATTGGTTCAGTCAGACCTGCGAGTCTGTACCCTATT CTCTGTTTATATTGAGATCATACGAGTTCAACATGAAAGATTCTACATTCAATGTTACATCTTACTACTTCACGGATGCATTCTGTACACAGCAGTCATTCGTACTGCGGGCAGAAGGTACCTTCACAATGGGTCAAGCGCACAGCCGAATCTACAACACTTGGTCGTTCCAATTAAG ATTCCAAAGACTATACGTTGGTGTGTTATCTGAAAACATGTTGAAACTTGTACAAGGTGGGGACCCAGCGCTGTGCGGTCATGTGACAAATTGGAAAATTAGCGAAATGTATAACATGAGAGATACAAATGGTTGCAGCtcacttggagttgtcttatatgACTCGCAGTATGTGCTTATCAAGGTTGAGCAGAGTCACATTCAGTCTCAATATATTCTCTTAAGTGAAATGAAGTCTAATCCTCAGCGATTTGAAGATCAAGTTACGCATTTTACTccaaagttaaaaaaatgtgACCGTGAACCCGTGAGATGGGTAAAGCGAGATATAGATGGACAGTCTACAAGTTCTGGTCAGGCCAACAGCTCTACTAGTTTTGCACAATTTGCCATGCCACACCTCATTCTATTAACTACCCTATTTCGGTTTTTTGTCACCCTATCATAA